A window of Tautonia plasticadhaerens contains these coding sequences:
- a CDS encoding DUF1559 domain-containing protein, whose translation MNRTRRGFTLIELLVVIAIIGVLIALLLPAVQSAREAARRAQCTNNLKQIALATHNYHDVNNAVPSGSLWPCPGNDGCWGWGVAPMVGVLQFIEQGTLYNAYNASLGVMGNTTAAPNLWLGNKTVFDTKIASFMCPSDSAEVTTPVTNYLGNLGGPFALGGYSGPVIPSRYSPWDYPADETSLLATAKTVGFAAMRDGTSNTALWSEGISGTTNSVVAGGGKGNEARGVFPTNFNNRTRSAATVMAMLASCQSIAPGTASIRNDRGVGWQYTYPGYVNNLYNHVGPPNSRRCTNAPPNTWSLDLWGTEPPTSYHPGGVNTAMADGSVRFIKETIGLQTWWALGTKAGGEVVSADQF comes from the coding sequence ATGAATCGGACTCGACGCGGATTCACGCTGATCGAGCTGCTGGTGGTGATCGCCATCATCGGCGTGCTCATCGCCCTCTTACTGCCGGCCGTGCAGAGCGCCCGGGAGGCCGCCCGACGGGCCCAGTGCACCAACAACCTGAAGCAGATCGCCCTGGCGACCCACAACTACCACGACGTGAACAACGCCGTCCCCTCGGGCAGCCTCTGGCCCTGCCCCGGCAACGACGGCTGCTGGGGCTGGGGCGTCGCCCCGATGGTCGGCGTCCTCCAGTTCATCGAGCAGGGCACGCTCTACAACGCCTACAACGCCTCGCTCGGCGTGATGGGCAACACCACCGCCGCCCCCAACCTCTGGCTCGGCAACAAGACCGTCTTCGACACCAAGATCGCCTCGTTCATGTGCCCGTCCGACTCCGCCGAGGTCACGACCCCGGTGACCAACTACCTGGGCAACCTCGGCGGCCCCTTCGCCCTGGGCGGCTACAGCGGCCCGGTCATCCCGAGCCGGTACTCCCCCTGGGACTACCCGGCCGACGAGACGTCCCTGCTCGCCACCGCCAAGACCGTCGGCTTCGCCGCCATGCGGGACGGCACCAGCAACACCGCCCTCTGGAGCGAGGGGATCAGCGGCACCACCAACAGCGTCGTCGCCGGCGGCGGCAAGGGGAACGAGGCCCGGGGCGTCTTCCCCACCAACTTCAACAACCGGACCCGATCCGCCGCCACCGTCATGGCCATGCTGGCCTCCTGCCAGTCCATCGCCCCCGGCACGGCCTCGATCCGCAACGACCGCGGCGTCGGCTGGCAGTACACCTATCCCGGCTACGTCAACAACCTCTACAACCACGTCGGCCCCCCCAACAGCCGGCGATGCACCAACGCCCCGCCCAACACCTGGTCGCTCGACCTCTGGGGCACCGAGCCCCCCACCAGCTACCACCCCGGCGGCGTGAACACGGCCATGGCCGACGGCTCCGTCCGCTTCATCAAGGAGACGATCGGCCTGCAGACCTGGTGGGCCCTCGGCACCAAGGCCGGCGGCGAGGTCGTCAGCGCCGACCAGTTCTGA